One genomic window of Vidua macroura isolate BioBank_ID:100142 chromosome 16, ASM2450914v1, whole genome shotgun sequence includes the following:
- the PLA2G10 gene encoding group 10 secretory phospholipase A2, translating to MAPLPPLLLLLLLPAAVYKGTFGEARLRNRRGILELAGAIRCTTGRSPFAYLRYGCYCGLGGKGWPKDRVDWCCFHHDCCYGRAEQAGCQPKTESYHWECKDNSAVCDSLEDKCQKMACECDREAAKCFSKAPYHRKYLLWPDFMCGEIQPLCRY from the exons ATGGCGCCGCTGCCCccgctcctgctgctgctgctgctgccggcgGCCG TTTATAAAGGCACTTTTGGGGAAGCCCGTTTGAGAAATCGAAGAGGAATTCTGGAACTGGCCGGAGCCATCAGATGCACCACAGGGCGCTCTCCCTTTGCCTACCTACGCTACGGATGCTACTGTGGCCTGGGAGGAAAAGGATGGCCCAAGGACAGAGTAGACTG GTGCTGCTTTCACCATGACTGCTGCTATGGGAGGGCAGAACAAGCAGGCTGTCAGCCAAAGACTGAAAGTTACCACTGGGAATGCAAAGACAATTCTGCTGTGTGTG ACTCACTAGAAGATAAATGTCAAAAAATGGCATGTGAATGTGACCGTGAAGCTGCCAAATGTTTTTCTAAAGCTCCCTACCACAGAAAATACCTTTTGTGGCCAGACTTTATGTGTGGTGAGATTCAGCCTTTGTGTAGGTATTAG